Genomic window (Drosophila albomicans strain 15112-1751.03 chromosome X, ASM965048v2, whole genome shotgun sequence):
AAAGAGCGTATTAAATGTTATGGGGGCGGCGACTaactgacagacagactgactgactgactgactgactgacgtatgcaacatgccacacacaacacaacaaaacacaacagtGCTGAGCTGAGGAGTCAGTCGATGGGGGAAGCAATAACAAGGGCAGATAACATTTAAGCgaaatcgctttaaaatcaattaaccGTAAAATCACTTGGCtatttgcaacaacaattgagtCGAGTCGCGATTGTCCTGCCTCGCGGACATCAATGCTCCACgtctgtggcagcaacaacagccgcgGCAGCTGTGGCCAAACAATCAAATGTGGTGGCAATAACATTAGCTGCCCCActgcgtgcatgtgtgtgtgtgggtgtgcaaCATGCAGACGGACAAACAATCCAGCAGGCATATCCTTAACACCCCCTCCTCCCATCCATACAGGATGTGGCAGCAGccctttgctgctgctgctgctgctgctgcacttgacCGCGTCTCGCGCCTCATCGCAATTGTGAACGTGCTGCCAGGTATTAACCTCCATTTAATGTTCAACAAAGCCGCGTTACATGTGCAAGGGAACAGGGAAAAAAACAGCATGAACGGGGGctatgccacgcccacgcccaggCCCACGCCAAACATTTCGATTAACATACGCAAACACACTCGCCTGAGAAAGCAATGGGTGTGgctgcaaaaaatacaacaaaatgaatggAAAAAATGATGAGAACATAACGTGCAtggcagcaaagcagcaaattgaattgctgGCAAACAAGGCAGGTTGCCAACAACGACCTGCAGGAAGTGCCACACAAAAAATGGCATCGCTGTGACGAGAGGGCATGCGGCATGGGGGAAGGGGCAACTCGAGTGCTCTGCTAGGGGTAGAGATTGGAGCTCGACTCGCAGTAGAGGTcagcttcatcatcatcatcatcatcatcgtcgtcgtcgtcgtcgtcgtcgtcgtcatcaaaatcattttaaacaaaacgGACTAATTAAGCGCACGTTGGCCGCGTCGGTTCCTGCCCCTCTCCCCTTCCACAGGTTGCAAGTATCAGTGTCATTTGCTGGGTGTGAACAGGACTGATTGCGCCACATTTCGTTGAAAACTCTGCGCCACAACTGCAActccaaaatttttcaaagGTCACAAAGGAAAAGCATTACTTACCTGTGTATGTAACAAAGGTGGAGGTTAGTCGATAGACCTTATAGGTATCGATAGGCAGTAAACTATCAATATCATAAGTCGTCAGAAGCAATGCTGCCGtgaaagaaacaagtaagaaagctacagtcgagagtgctcgactgtgagatacccgctacccatttgaGTAAAAGccaaatattgcggtattatcctcaaaataaaccaaaacaatataccacaaataactaaaaaacATGTCGAGttgcatatttggtatattgatgtggtacattcaagatatactatagagtgcaaaatatacaagattgtcagtcaaagcataAACAtagacaatttttatctgatcgcaattattatagttattattgtatatacaaaattcgaCTCTAGCtctaaaattacgcttgttattccacttttgttgatttgctagggcggaagtgggcgtggctaaaatttgaaacaaactttatctgcgtgcaaacataacaaatgctgtcaacaaaaaattatagctctatcttttatagtctctaagatatacataggtgttcatacggacggacggacagacggacatggctagatcgtctcggctgttgacgctgatcaagaatatatgtatatactttatagggtcggagatgtctcctACACTCtgtaacatacatttcctgtcagcacaaagttataatacccttctaccctatgggtagcaggtataaaaataggcttattcaatcaaattttgcaatctaaagaaaaacaaagttaTATTAATTCTATTATAAACTGCATGCAAatttatcttctttttttggaataattgaaatttaactttttttctaaAGTAAAGCCTAAATATAAATCAGACACAAATCCAAATCCCTTTTAATATATTGGCATTACAATAAAGTGGTCATACTTTGGAATTTTGGCAATTAATCGCAACTAATACAACTGAAAGCAATCCGATTggatttccatttccatttcgcgTTTGAAAACTTTGGTTTTTGGCATTTCGAAACATAAATCACAACTTGAATTACACAAGGTAAACAGTGATTAAACACTCTCAAATTGTTTACATAATCAACCCAaagattaaaatatgtaaCTATAATGTACAGTGTACATACATCGATATTCTTGTTAACTGTTATTAATCGGGATTAGCTCAATTGGTAGCTCATAAATGTTCAAAATTCTAAATGCTATgctaaataaaactaaaaaatcatctaaaatttctaataaaaatattcaaaattggtaGATTTGGGGCTGacggcaataaaaaaaagaacaaaattgcACACTTTTAAAAAAGTTACTGGAGATAGTAACTAAATTGCTAAAGTGGCAGCTCTGCTCAGAAATAAACCAACAGCCTTGCAAAGTAGATCATCAGTCGTAAAATGTAGAATactaacagcagcagaagtcaTTTGTTACGAAGTCAGTCGTCAGCAGAAAGCAGTTAAATCACACAAAATTACACATATCAAATATCCcacatattaaaaaaacaaaggtTATCTATATATCCATCATTACATGTAtactaaagaaaataaaataaaatagcgACTATTGAACACGATGTCAATAATAGAGTATAGTATAGTTGTTAAACTGtcttatcatatttatatacatataatttctatagttaatatagaaataaatatatatttattttaataatattataataaatattctaaaaactAGTTTGTTGTACATAATTTAGTAATTTCGTAATGTAATAGAAGTTAAATTGTTATGTTAGAcggctttttttttagtttttgttagtGGAAGAATTGTTGAATGGGTTTTATTAAGAGTTAAGCAGGTGTACTTACTtagaattatatttgtatatatctaatttatacaattatattaataaagatCTAAGCATATTCTAATCCGCAGACAGTAATTCGGTTCGGTTCAACCTGCATACGGAGGAGGGAGATGAGCACAAAAAATCGCTTTTTGAGTAGTCCGTCACATCGGTCGGGGAGTTAAGGCGCTTTGATGTATGTGAGTCAGTTGCCCACACCACCACACCACCACACCACAGCACacccaccacacacacacacacttttagAGGAGAGTTTCGGTGTATCGTCGCGTAAATCCGTCTTTGAATAATGATGCCGTTGATAGCTGGGATTATAACCCAGGCGCAGGCATCGCAATCGTTTCTCATATGtaactctcgctctctgtctgtgtgtgtgtgtgtgtgtgtgtgtttgagccaggccatttatttattatgccacAATATTCAATGACCCTTAATGGCATTtcgtaataaaaatattggaTTAGTTTGTTAGTTTTTGCCGGCATACGAgctcgagttcgagttcggtCTGAGTTTGGTGTATCAACCACCGAATTCCACCGAAGAGCCACCCATCGACCCACTGGGCACTTTATCAACTGGACTCTAGCATTACGTATTCCATTAAACGCCTAATGAGCCCATTGTGCGAGCCTGGTGTCATCAGGGGCCGATGCCGAGCGGCCAAGCGGAATTGGGCGTGGTCTGTTCGCCAGGTACTTAGACTTAGTTAGTGATCAAAGAGCAACAGACACACAGCCAACATATTGCCACACCCCTACCCCAAAACCCAACCCCACCCCCACCCACGCGCCCTTAGACATTAGGTATTGCATATGGCATGcttcatatttattacaattatcaTTTCGCTGCGAGTAATAGATCAAACATTCGATTCGTCGACGACTTGGCCAATGTCCTGCCTCAAGGATGTGTTAGTATAGCCACTTGCACTCGTATGTCATTTACCAATGCAAACTCTATCTACTTACTAGCTCCGTCTTTTTAGCAGTTAAATCCAAAGGATTATTGGAATTCAGTCATAGAAATAGTTAGCATAAAATGTAGATGAAAATAAgagattttcaaatatattttggtttGAAATTAATGATTCATGTTTGAAAGTAGTTGAATGCTACCtaacttaaaaatgttttgttattaaaaatattgattttagaaagtggaaaatgcaaatagatgaaattaaagaagtacacaaaaaaaagtacattgGAGTGtacttgactgtgagataaaAGCAATAAGGAATGGTAATGCATCTTtgtgaaatataccaaataatactaaattataccgaaagctatatttgattatactacattaatatatttaaaaaaaaatactgcattgtaccgaaaacaatatttggtatatttttatgtctGAAATATACGAGATTCTTAtgtcaaaaatactaaattacgTTTTATGTTAcgtttgaaatataccgaatttatatactagaatattaaattataccaaaaagtatatatggtatatatatatttatggtttcttaatatatttcacgttttaattatattgggttaatataccaaaaaaatacttgatttTATTGTAAACTGTGTTTGgtatgcaaataataataaattatatcaacaactatattctatatattgatatttacattaaaaatataccaaattaatataccaaaatgcaaaataatgccgaaaaaaattatttagtatattgacaTAATTTTACTCTcgaaatattccaaatttgtgttccaaaatattaaaaaaaataatccgcaatatatatgatatattttacgttttaaatatgtataccagcttaatataagaaatactaaataataacgaaaactgtatttggtatatacaaaaataacaaaactatacttggtatatatgtagatgCATTTCATGAGTTTCAAATATACCACGTTGCTAACCGAAGCAACGAAAGCCCGTCAGCAGCAGCCTTTATTCCATATCAAGtacaatatttcattaataacttctactTAGACTGCAGGTGTCAAAAATACTGTAATTATTATACTGAATGCAAGTTGATGAAAATAGGAAATTTAGATATAAGATTTCTTATTTAtagtacaacatttaaaatgtagaaGTAAAAACTAGTGTATTCAGTAggtgaaaattataattactgaTATATTTAAGCATTCTCTAACTGTTTTCGTTTGTTAATTTCCTTCAGTGCTTTGcgtaataaatgaaaaattcaattgaatcatTATAGTTGTCAGTCGGACGTGTTGAGCGCTCTTCACTTTGATGGTGTCCAGAGAGACCTTtggcaattatatttattagacGACAAAAGCAATACACTGTCAATACGTTGTGATGCCATAAGAGAATGACAGAATGGAATGTGCACTTAGCAAATGTGTCGATTTTGGGGCAAAGGGGCTTATTGAACAATAAAtgattattgtaatttatttgcgtTGAGTTGAGTGCCAGCTCGGTCATTAGTATCATTGGCGAACTGAAAACTATTAAGGGCATGGGCACGGGCAAAGGTCCTTCTTCGATGGTAAGCTTGACTGCCATTAGTCGTGGACTACACACATATGTCACACAGCCGCccccgccaccgccaccgcacGCAAAAGGGAAAACAAACAAGGAGAAGCGAGCTGAGCCAATGGCGAAAAGAATGAGAGAAgacaatgaatgaaatgaaaatgaaaaatgatcTCATAGCCAAAGCAAAATTGCATGATGTTGGAAAGAGGTGTGGCGGCATTCATCCAATTGCCATAATTTATCTGTCACATGTCGAATGTGTGTCAACGTCaacgtatacgtatacgtgAACGTGAACGTCAACCCACCACCACCTACCACTAAGGCAATCCATCTATCCACCTCCTCTCACTCCTCTCTtgggctctctctctctctcttcatttGGCATACATGCCGCCCACCCACTGGGCGCGGGGATCTATGGCAATGCTGTCGGTCAGTtgtcattaatatttattatgtcaCATGCATGCAGTCGCAAAACATTTCGAGTTAAGGGTCCCGGAACCCGACTTCTGTATCCTGCATCCTGAATCCTCAATCCTCAATCCTGGGTCGACAGGTCCCGCCGAGCaacgactccaactccaactccataTCTGGTTTCAGCTTCAGCACCGGTTCCGACTACGTGCCGGGGCAGCAGGCGTTTGCTATTTTAATATGCTGCATGAATATGAAAGTAGCAAAGGATAAACATCCTCATACAGCTAAGCATGTACCTTCatctaaaacaacaacaacaacagaaacaacagcaaccggaTGTTCGTTTTTAAACCAAAATCAAACTCGATCTATCACAGCTCAACCTGCTGACTGCTGCTTAACACTcgtatgcaaatgaaaataatgcagtttattcttattttcttggttcataaaattatattgacGATTTCTCataatttggttgcgatcagctcaaaattatataagttatggaagaaaaacttttgtgtgGCAAAAAACGTTTGCTGCAAAGTCCCTACAATCTCTATCTCTATTCTGATAATGCATatcatttaattgtttttaagtatttttattaaacattattattcatatattcCTGTTTTtgacatatatttaaaatcacaGGACAAGGCTTACAACGAGTACGAACTTTCTATccataaaatttgaaaagaaacTGAAAGACACAGTAAAACTTTTACCCAGTTTTATTCGAAATAAAGAAAACCCTGAGAAAAACTACAAAGCTATAATAagacaagcaacaaaaaaattaaaaatggaaaaaaaacaagtacaCAGCGTGATAAGAAAAGCtagttatataattattatttaatcatGGCAATTAGAAGATATTTCTAAATACTTAAGAGatggaaatatatttttatgaatttgtgGTAGTTTCTAATTTCAACATTAAGCTTGAACTCTTTCaaattatacataaaattataaaaaagtttacaatttcattactacatatttattgaattgaaatgaattaacAGATAAGTTCAAACAAAagtactttatatatatttaatttgtatgatttaaaatgaatgcgaaatttttttcaaattgttattttcgtaatataccaaaaaatactacaatataccataaacaatatttgatatattttcacgttttgaaatatactaaaaaatactaagtttgtattgatatatttttaagctttaaatataccaagttaagataccaaaaactattggtatattgatgcaTTCAGTATTATTTTGAGGGCTGTGGCAACCGTTTGATTAATGCGCATTCCCCAATATGCGATGACTGGGCAAATCTTATCACCAGGTAGCAACGGGATTGattcaatttctttatttatttatggagGTTGCcgtgttgctattgctgttgctgttgatgcctTTAAGTTGGACGCAGCGCATTGAAAGGCAGGATTACtgaagagacaacaacaagcttaAAGTCAAGCCGAAAACCGTATtcaaaagaatgaaagaagccaaacaaacaaacaaggaATAAACCAACAAacgatagcaacaacaacaacaagtctgCCCCCTGACCATGCCCCTGCCCCTGCCCCCAAATGCGGTGGTCGTTGTGGTAAGGGTGGAGGCATTAATACACGCGCGTATATAAAGGAATCAAAAATCTAGATTTTGATTTCAGATACTCTTCGGACTGGCAGTTTTCTCTGGGGTCGGAGGAGCTGGAGGTCAAATATTCGAGTGGTGggtgaaaatacaaatacaattttgtttttcttcttttttttcgtagcCAATTGGTTGCCCCCAGCTCCCAGCTGCCAGCGTGGATGGATCTCTATCTTTGGTGAGCTGTAAGCGAGTCGAGGGCCGTAAGTCAAGTGGCGCTTAGTTTATTGCACGCGTTTCGCTCGCGACTAAAACCGCTCGAATTTCCAGACGCGTttttgcctgttgttgttgttgttggttttttcgTTATTCTTGATTCTTGTGTGCTATGGATTCCACTtcaatgaattgaaaaattgccTTGAACAAATTTGACGTCGCGCTGctgctttgcattttcttgtcgcttgttttgttttctgttttttttttttcggtttgcAGAGGGTTCCGTTGGAGACGTGATGAGGAGTGGAGAGAGGAGGGGGAAGAGGGAGTGCTCCAACAGCATTTTCCTAAACAtgacatttgacatttgaTAATGTCATTTGCCGCgtaattgttttttgatttgatgcTCCGCTTTTGCCATTGCCGCATATCAATcttgtcattgttgttttttatctGCCACTTTGGCATTTCCCTTGGCGGTGGCATCTCCCTCCCTCCACCTAAATTGATTTGACTtgcaatgcgatgcgatgcgtcAAGTAAACGtctttgcaatttaattggtAAATTGGTGAATGCGAATATTCCACACAGTTGTCCTCAGTTTCTCGATTCTAGATGAGCTTCCCATCGAAAAactattcatttatttagttatttatactCTATACAACACTAAACTGTGAGGCACTAATCAACATTTGGAAAATAGAAGagctttaaaatcaattatgaAGCGTCTTCAATTTGTCGTTTCTGGCTGTACTTCTAATCCAAAGTTCTTATGGAATACTCCAAGCAACGTTGCTTCATTTcaaatgttaatatttatacactACACAACACTTAATCCTGATGCACTACTCAACacttaagaaattaaaatatagataAAAAAAGGGACTAGAAATCGATTATAAAGCGTACTCAATTTGTCATTTCTAGATGATATTCTAATtgaaaaactattaatttatAGTTGCTTCAATTATTATACGATAATATTTATAGTCTACACAACACTTAATCATGACGTACTATCAACACttcagaaatataaatatcgtTAAAAATGGGGTTCCATAATCGATTATAAGGAGCCACTTAAAATAGGAGCATTGATTAAACTGTAACACATTGTGAAACAtggaaatcaaataaattctCATATTCAGCaacttaaaattttaattttattaacatacAAGGTTATGATGAGgttttttttctgcatttttcatttcattcatacaATGCTTTTTTAAAGAGTTACATAAGAGTTAATGTTTGTATATGACTTAATTAATAGAatgatttttaatagaaaatataaagaaatgcTGCAAATTTTGATTTCCTTAAAATGTATGGGGAATTTCCGTCTATCCCTTATCTAACGATAGTCTGAAAGAAAAAGAGTGTAAGGGGTTATTAAATGAAGTATAGAAATTTGCAGATTTATAGAATCACTTAATGACCTTAACtaacttattttcaaaatgctGCTTTTAAACTTAACTTtaatctattttaattattttttattcaatgctaaacaaaatacagtacaaaataataatatagcatttataatacaacaatattttcaGACTAagcttatttaattattttttgtaatcaATGAATATCTAAAATACCTCAATCACTAGAAGTATAAGTTAACATGAACTGAGAATTCAAAAATTAGAAAAGACACTTCAagtaaatagtaataaatatcaatataatattcCATTGGagatataccataaataacaaaacaattaagaaacaATTGAGAAAGACCCgatatccattttgaataaataaataataataaaaaattcttttcatataaacttatttcttaaataccatgtacattttttatctgaacGGAACAAATGGTAAATTGTAATCGAATTCAAAAgattatataatttcattgcGAGTAACTTAATAAGATAAGactatttataaatgaaaaacacaatttaaattacactCACTTGAAGATCCAACAACTGAGAAGTCATCGAACAAATTAAACTGAATGAATATGATGAGATGGTGATGTGTCTGCATATTGGCAAAGTTTAGTTTATGAATTTAGTAGACTATAGATTGATTAGTGAACTATTGATTGAATACTTACCAACCAAATGCTTTAATAATGGCAGcgaaaaaacaatcaaaatccCTTAAACTAGTCAAAATAACTTTGACGATGTAACCATTAtactatcaaaatatatagaagtgctgcaaatgttgtttgtattaaaatgtatGGGGAATTTTCATCGATCCCTTATCTAACGATAGTCTGAAAGAAAAAGagtgtatatattattaaatgaattatagGAACTGCAGATTTATCGAATCACTTAATGTCCTTGACTGACTTATTTGCAAAATGCCGTCTCTAAATTTTTATTCATGCATACTTCAAATGCTCAACAAAatacagtacaaaataatatataatttataatacaacaatattttcagactaagctaattaaattattttttttgttgtaatcaATGTATGTAATCAAGTATGAATTAACATGAACTGAGAATtcaaaaatcaactaaaaatcataaaaatcaaaacaagtaagaaatatacccgatacccattttgagaaaaaaggaaaacagtgcggtattattctaaactATACCgaatatgccacaaaaatgctcaaatataccgaaaccgttatttggtatatcgatatactacattaaaaatataccatacagtacataataaatcatttgttctttttgcataaactttttcttaaataacttctacaatttaaaattcgtAAATTGTAACTGAATTAACAAGACTATATAATTTCATAGCTTAATAAAATAagacaatttataaataataaaacacaaattgaaattacacTCACTTGAAGATCCAACAACTGAGAAGTCATCGAACAAATTAAACTGAATGTTCTTTTCAGGCGAACAGGCGACAAATGATTCAGCGAATTGTCATTGGGAAAATAGTTGATCAAAGTAAGATGAGATATTGATGTGTCTGCATATTGGAAAAGTTTAGTTTGTGAATTTAGTGGACTATTGATTGAACACTTACCAAGTGCGTTCAAAATgacaaataccaaaaataaacagaaaatattgaaatcaaaaatatatggaTGTTGCAATGGCAGcgagaaaacaaaaatcaaaatccatTAAACTAGTCAAAGTTACTTTGACGATGTAACCATTATACTATCAAATTTCGTTAATCCCAATAAAAGCGACCGACTGGGTTTTTATCGAGAATCTTCTCGATAATGATATTATGCTCTGGGATGCTCGACGACAGCAAATCGAGCCTCCCATCGTCGACGACGACAGGCGGAGACAGCCAACCGCCTTGGCCTTCCTCTGGCTGCAACTTAGCGGGAGTGCGGGGAGTGCAGGGAGGTGCCTTACACTGCGGATAGCGGGGTGAGTGCTCGAATTGGGGATCGCCTTCAACTGGCTGGAACACAAAGGGAGTGCCGGGACGTGTCTCACACTGCGGATAGCCGGGTGACTGCTCGTCTTGGGGATCGCCTTCAACTGGCTGCAACTCAAAGGGAGTGCCGGGACGTGTCTCACACTGCGGATAGCCGGGTGACTGCTCGTCTTGGGGATCGCCTTCAATTGGCTGCAACTCAAAGGGAGTGCAGGGACGTGTCTCACACTGCAGATAGCCGGGTGACTGCTCGTCTTGGGGATCGCCTTCAACTGGCTGCAACTCAAAGGGAGTGCAGGGACGTGTCTCACACTGCGGATAGCCGGGTGACTGCTCGTCTTGGGGATCGCCTTCAACTGGCTGCAACTCAAAGGGAGTGCCGGGACGTGTCTCACACTGCGGATAGCCGGGTGACTGCACGACTTGGGGATCACGCTCGTCATCGATCTTAAGCGTAGGCACCGATCCGCTTTTCTTAAGGCCCAATGCATAGGCAACTGTTATAGATAGATGAAGATTAGGAATTAGGAAACTTTGACTagttttgattgtttttttttttgacttgccCATAGGCAGCGCCTTCTCGCCTTGGCCTTTCTCTGGCTGCCACTTAGCGGGAGTGCGGGGAGTGCAGGGAGGTGCCTTGCACTGCGGATAGCGGGGTGACTGCTCGACTTGGGGTTCATGATCGTCATTGATCTTAAGCGTAGTCACCGATCCGCTTTTCTTAAGGCCCAATGCATAGGCAACTGTAAAAGATGAAGATTAGGAATTAGGCAACTTTAACTagttttgattgttttttttttttgacttacCTATCGGCAGCGCCTTCTCGCCTTCGCCTTCAACTGGCTGCAACTCAAAGGGAGTGCAGGGACGTGTCTCACACTGCGGATAGCCGGGTGACTGCTCGTCTTGGGGATCGCCTTCAACTGGCTGCAACTCAAAGGGAGTGCAGGGACGTGTCTCACACTGCGGATAGCCGGGTGACTGCTCGTCTTGGGGATCGCCTTCAATTGGCTGCAACTCAAAGGGAGTGCCGGGACGTGTCTCACACTGCGGATAGCCGGGTGACTGCTCGTCTTGGGGATCAATATTGTCATCAATCTTGAGCGTAGTCATCGCTTCGCTTTTCTTAATGTCCAATGCATTGGCAACTGTAAAGGATGAAGATTAGGAATTTGGCAACTTTAACTAGTTTCGATTGCCCTATTTGACTTGCCCATCGGCAGCGGCTTCGCAAAGTGAAATTGGTTTGTGAACATTATTTGATTGGTCAAGCAAATGCCTGAGGGCAATGGATCCTCACGCACGGTATTTGAGCGAAACTTTTGAATGTTCTCCATGCCAAATTCACAGTCGAGATCAATTTCCGGCTCCGGCTCCTCCAAGTGTTCTTTCTTCACTTTCTCTGCAATTGGGAGggagtaaattaaat
Coding sequences:
- the LOC117578017 gene encoding uncharacterized protein LOC117578017; this translates as MYAFEAKLFAEIEKMQARWDAREKELREKEQKEAAAKLNPDAKPKPPSESELHDMELEKICKKFQKLLPKLVPDHCDCSPEFQEMLKKDGYMCCVPAAKAAGLDFGVPDPPKPDSESPEVSPPHTLDDLLHESMYKYHLPEPPRKRKSNESITKEEATTIKSTGAVPKTTINRSELPVKRINKQDGCSSQPLKKKVKKEHLEEPEPEIDLDCEFGMENIQKFRSNTVREDPLPSGICLTNQIMFTNQFHFAKPLPMVANALDIKKSEAMTTLKIDDNIDPQDEQSPGYPQCETRPGTPFELQPIEGDPQDEQSPGYPQCETRPCTPFELQPVEGDPQDEQSPGYPQCETRPCTPFELQPVEGEGEKALPIVAYALGLKKSGSVTTLKINDDHEPQVEQSPRYPQCKAPPCTPRTPAKWQPEKGQGEKALPMVAYALGLKKSGSVPTLKIDDERDPQVVQSPGYPQCETRPGTPFELQPVEGDPQDEQSPGYPQCETRPCTPFELQPVEGDPQDEQSPGYLQCETRPCTPFELQPIEGDPQDEQSPGYPQCETRPGTPFELQPVEGDPQDEQSPGYPQCETRPGTPFVFQPVEGDPQFEHSPRYPQCKAPPCTPRTPAKLQPEEGQGGWLSPPVVVDDGRLDLLSSSIPEHNIIIEKILDKNPVGRFYWD